A segment of the Leptospira andrefontaineae genome:
AAAAATTCCTGTTTTAGAAAAACAGCATGTCCGAGGCGAATCACTTCAGACGGACCAGAATCGGCTGCTTGCGGTCGGTTTACTCTTTTGATCGAGTCATAACGATTCCAATTTCTTTTTATCTGAGCAGAATTAGATACTTCTGGAACTTCAGATAAGATTGCATCCACAGGGAGACCGGAAGGATCAAACAAAGTAACGGATGGCAAGTTTCCAAATCGACCTAAAGGTTGAAAATGAGCACCGTTCAGTTTTCTAAGAGCATCAAATTCTTTTTCAGAAGATATATAAAATCCAAATCCAAGTAAAAAATCCCTGCCGGCCTCTTCAACTGACCAACAGGGAAAATTGGAGCTATTTCCATGAAATAGGATCTGGTTCTTCGTTTTACTTAAGACGCGAAGTCCGAAATCGGTATAATACTGTTCGGCTTCTGACAGATTTCTTCGACCTAACCTAACATAGGCGATGTCCTGAGCACTGCTCACTGGATTGTGCGTTTGAGTGGGAATTTTGGAAGCAGATTTATTCATGGCGAGCTTTTTCCGAAAAACAGTCATTAGTATAAATTTCATAAAAATTATCGACGAAGGTTGCGTTCTGGTTTTCAGATTTATTTAGAGTGCAATTATTTAATGTTTCGAATAAGAGAAGGAATAGGGAATGAAAGTCTGTTTTACGCGAGTCGTCGTCATTACAAATGACAAGTAGGCTTGTTTGAATTTTAAATTTTAAATTCCCAATTTCCAGATCTAATAGAATCGTTTTGCCGACTCCGGAATTATGCGAGAAGGCACTAGGTTTAATAATTGTTACATTATCGAGAAAGGAGATTTTTTTCCTAAGGATAGACTCTATACTATTTCGGGAAATGCTGCAAACAGACTTGGATATATTTTTGAGATCTTTATTTTTGATTTGAGAGTATAAAATGCGTAAGTCTTCAAAGGACTCGGCGATTGTTCTAACCGAATCCTTGTTATTCTCCCTTTTTCTTAACAGTATTTCCTCGAAGATAGTCAAATCGTTCTGATTAAGGAAAATTTGTCTGTCTTCAGTAACTATTCTTTGCTCATCGATAATTAACGTTGGAATTCCCATGTGACTTAAAAGAAAAGAAGCGAAGAGTCCTGTCGGATTAGCTCCGATTGCGATCGCATTGCGTACATGCTGCTTTTCGATGATGGATATAATTGGGAACATTGTATTAAATGAGAGATATATCAAAAATGATAAAAAGTCAACATTAAAATGAACA
Coding sequences within it:
- a CDS encoding FAD-dependent monooxygenase, whose product is MFPIISIIEKQHVRNAIAIGANPTGLFASFLLSHMGIPTLIIDEQRIVTEDRQIFLNQNDLTIFEEILLRKRENNKDSVRTIAESFEDLRILYSQIKNKDLKNISKSVCSISRNSIESILRKKISFLDNVTIIKPSAFSHNSGVGKTILLDLEIGNLKFKIQTSLLVICNDDDSRKTDFHSLFLLLFETLNNCTLNKSENQNATFVDNFYEIYTNDCFSEKARHE